The Salvelinus namaycush isolate Seneca chromosome 5, SaNama_1.0, whole genome shotgun sequence genome segment ctttcaaaaatagacatgttaatagattatatttatcaatcaactaaatgcaaagtgagtgaacaAGGAAAATTGAAATTAAATccatatttggtgtgaccaccctttgcATTCAAAACAGCATCAATTCTTCTAGGTACACTTGCACAAAGTCACAGATTTTGTAGGCATATAGTCAGGTGTATGATTGAACAATTATACCAAACAGGTGCTAATGATCATCAATTCAATATGTAGGTTGAAACACAATCATTAACCGAAACAGAATCAGCTGTGTAGGAGGAATAAAACTGGGTGAGGAACAGCCAAACTCAGCCAGCAAGGTGAGGTTGCTCAAGTCAGTTTGCTGTCAAAAATCATACACCATGGTAAGACTGagcacagcaatgagacacaagATAGTTATACTGCATCAGCAAGGTCTCTCCCAGGCAGAAATATCATGTCTGACAGGAGTTTCCAGATGTGCTGTCCAAGCTCTTTTGAAGAAGCACAAAGAAACGGGCAACGTTGAGGACCGTATACGCAGTGGTCGGCCAAGGAGACTTACTGCAGCAGATGAAAAACACATCATGCTTACTTCTCTTCGCAATCCGAAGATGTCCAGCAGTGGGACCCTGGTACACCCAGGAGAGGTCTGGCCGGAGAGGTCTGGATAGAAGTGGCCTTCATGGAAGACTTGCGGCCAAAAAGCCATACCTCCGACGTGGAAACAAGGGCAAGCGACTCAACTATGCACGAAAACACAGGAACTGGGGTGCAGAAAAATGGCAGCAGGTGCTCTGGACTGATGAGTCAACATTTGAAATATTTGGCTGTAGCAGAAGGCAGTTTGTTTGCCGACGGGCTGGAGAGTGCTACACAAATGAGTGTCTGCAGGCAACAGTGACGCGTGGTGAAGGTTCCTTGCAAGTTTGGGACTGCATTTCTGCAAATGGAGTTGGGGATTTGGTCAGAATTAATGGCCTCCTGCTGAGAAGCACAGGCAGATACTTATGCATCATGCAATACCATCAGGGAGGCATCTGATTGGCCCCAAATTTATTctgcagcatgacaacgacctggAAGTGATGGTATGGCccccacagagccctgatctcaacatcATTGAGTCTCTCTGGGATTACATGAAGAGAGAGAAGCACCTGAGGCTGCCTAAATCCACAGAAGAACTGTGGTTAATTCTCCAAGATGTTTGGGCCAACCTACCTGCCGAGTTACTTCATAAACTCTGTGCAAGTGTATCTAGAATAATTGATGTGTttttgaaggcaaagggtggtcacaccaaatattgatttgatGTAGATTTTTCTTATGTTCGCTCACTTTGCATTTTGTTAAGTAATAAATATAAACTATTAACATGTCTATTTTTGAAAGCATTCTTACTTTACAGCTTTCTTTCACACCTGCCTTAAACTTTTGCAcagtctgtacacacacacagtgtattcggaaagtattcagaccccttgacttttctacattttgttacgttacttattctttaattgattaaatagttCCCCCCCAttaatctacccacaataccccataatgacaaagcaaaaacaggtgtttagaaatttataacatgtcaaggatgatcaatggaaacaggattcaacTGAGCACAATttcgaatacttatgtaaataagggtCCAAATGCTTATGcacaatttattattattataattttttttttttttttttacttcatatGGATTTCCCCccccaattttcgcctaaaatgaaaTACCCAAATCTTACtgcctgaagcaaggatatgcatattcttggtaccatttgaaaggaaacactttgaggtttgtggaaatgtgaaaggaatgtaggagaatataacaatagatctggtaaaagataatacaaagaaaaagccAACTTTTTTTGTAACATCTTTGAaatacaagagaaaggccataatgtattattccaaccCAGGTGCAATTTTGATGTTGGCCACTaggtggcagcagtgtatgtgcaaagttttagactgatccaatgaaccattgcatttctgtacAATTTTCTGTCAAGAACTTTGCACTCTCCTCAAATAATAGCATGGCgttatttcactgtaatatctactgtagattggacagtacagttagatgaacaagaatttaagctttccgCCAATatcagacatgtctatgtcctgggaaatgttgttGTTACTTACACCGCCATGCTAATctcattagcctacgttagctcaaccatcctgcaggggacccaccaatcctgaagaagttttaagaaaaacctgttttcgctttgtcattgtaaGATATTGTGTGTTTAGATTTTCtgttgatttttattttatttaatccaattttgaataaggctctaacgtaacaaaatatgggaaaagtcaaggggtccgaatactttccgaaggcacttttGAATTATATTGGATACATTTTAAGTTGCTATTATGAATGTTACCGGTAAATGTGTTTTCTGTGCGTGGCCCATGATCATCCATCTAGCCAGTGGATGTGAAGTGGTGGCCATTGGAACAGGGAATTACAACACTAAGGAGAGCGCTACACCAAATGGACGGGTTCTTCACGACTCCCATGCAGTTGTAACAGCAAGGAGATCACTGATGCGGTACATTTATCTCAATCAGTGTATTCATGAATGTGAAAAAACATCCCTTCATAACACCCTTTTTTCTTTATATCCAGGAAGCAAAGATGGTTCTGAGAAAGTTTAAATTGTTCTTATTATGGTTCCTGTTGTATTTCCTGGAACTTTTCCACCCTCTAAGAACACTGCTTAGATCATGTAATTTACAACATCGTAAGTCAGTCAAGGGCAATTACAAATGAACCTGACAAAACTAGTTATTTTTTCCAACCCCTCTCACTACAACCCAGCGATATTCTATAACAGTTCATTCATTCACTGCCTCCTACAATGTTCTCCGTATAAACTTTAGAGCACCAAGATTCCATACAAACATTCCCTTATTTCACATTACTTTCAGGGTACCAAATATGCATTAGATTGTAGTAGTTATACCTGTATAATCATGTTTTATTTGCAGTTATCTGTACAGGCACCTGTTGCTGTTCTTTAGTAAGAATCGCAGCCTTGAGGAGAAGTCCATGTTCCAGCAGGACAAGAACACCAAGCTGCTCAGTCTGAAGAGCAACATCACGCTCCACCTGTACATGAACCAGATGCCCAAAGGAGCCGCCCAGATCCCCTCCAATCTGTTAGTGACTGGCACCTCTAAAACTCCTTATGCCCCACCAGTACTCATCTTATAGCCAAGTTGATATTTTACAGCCTGTCTGTCCCTTCAGCCTTGATCTTTTTCTCCCGTCAGGCGCCTGAACCCCCTCTCCATCTCAGCCTGGGAGGTGAACAACCAGATCAGCCTGCACGTGACGGTGGAGGGCAAGGTGTTCTCAGTCTTCTCCCCCACCTTCGACCAGGCCGCCTCCAGGGTGGTTAGCATGTCGGCCAGTGACAAGATCACCCAGTGGCAGGTGCTGGGTTTCCAGGGAGCCCTGCTCAGTCACTTCACTGAGCCCATCTACGTCAGCAGCATCCTCGTAGGCAAGTCCCTCAATCATAGGTTACACCTCAATAGTCTGAAAAGCAGTGTTTCTCAACTCCAGTCGTATGTAGCCCAGTGGACAGCACGTTTGTGTTCTATCcctgcactaacacacctgatttaacGCATCAACTGATCAGGTCATCGAGCACATAAGTTGTATCAGGTGATGTAGTGCTGGATTGGAACAAAAACGGTCATTCTCTCCTAGTCTTTCCCTCTGGGCTGATTTCAAAGAATAGATTTCTTTCAAATGGTGTAAAACGAAGGCGAGTGCTTCTGCCATCGTCCTCATCCTCAAATGCAGGCGACGTGAGCTGCTGTGACGTGCGGGGCATGGAGATTGCGGTGAACCAGCGTGTGGACGGCATCACCCCCCGCCTACCCATGTACTACTGCGTGTACCGGCCCCACATCAGCCTGGTGCCCACGGCGTGCCCTGAGGGTGGCGCAAACACCAACGCCCAGTGGAGCCACGGCATCAACTGGAGCCAGGGGGACGTCTCCCTGGAGGTGGTGGACGGCCTGGAGGGCAAGACGGTGGAGGCGTAAGACTATTTCATACTCAGACTTTCCCCAAATGTTCTGAAATAATATGCACTTCATGATATGAAATAGGCCCTATTCTGGCTTGAAAACCCAGGGAATCTACAGGTGATCTGTTAGCTGATTCTTCACAACGGCCATGTTGATTTTTGTGTCAGGTCTCCGTTTAAGAGCGGCCCTGCCCTGGCCAGTCGCCTGTGTAAAGCAGCCATGCTGAGTCGCTTCAACCTGGTGGCCCAGAAGGCTTCAAGACGGGACCTGCTAGCTACAGTCTCCTACAGAGAGGCCAAGGTAATAAAAACGCTCCTCTCGTCTCCCCCCACCACCGTTGGGCTCCATTCAATTTGAATTCATGCCCTGCCCACTAGCTCCACTAGGAGACCATGAGTGGGTGTGGGACAGGATCAATTACAAACCCTCTTAGATGTTACCTTTCACAAACCTCCGTGTGAAGCCTCCTGTCCCATTGTCTAGCATTAATAATCCATGTCCCATTAATGGGTTTTCTAGATGATGGCCAAGCCCTACCAGGAGGCCAAGAGTGTGCTGAGGTCCTACTTAGCGCAGCAGGGCTACGGCTCCTGGGTGGCCAAGCCTCCAGTGAGCGATCACTTCAGCATGTGAGAGGACCCCAGCTTGACTGCACTAAAAAAGACATTTGTGAAACTTCTCCATCTACACTTGAACAAAAAAGGACATCAAAAAGCATACCTCAGCAGGACAAATGGGAGCATAAAATAATAGGTTGACATGATGCCCTTAAACTGCAAGTTAATCTTCCACAGCCTGCAAAGTTAAGATTATTATGAAAAATGAGTCATGaggtttttatttgtttaatttgTGCTGTTTTTTTGAGGTGTGTCACAATTTGTTAGAAGGCACAAAAACCACATTTCTGAAAATGTTTTTCTCATAGATTTTTTTATGTTCTATTTAGTTCTGTGGTCACGTTGTTGTGCATTATGCTTTGAGATAAGAAAttgaatataaataaataaataaaaacctctCAAAAGATAAAGGGCAATAATATCAATAGATTTCATTGATTGTGTGCTTTTTGACAAAGAACTATGCCATTAAAAGTTAAAGGTAAGACTTTCTCTGTAATACAGCCAAGATATTGTATGAACTAGTTCAGTCAACTCTTGGGGCTGATGGGAATTCATGCAATGATCTTCATTATGCACGCAACCAGAGCAATTCAAAACAGGTTGAATTCAGACTAAGGATCTGCAATGCATTTAAATCAATCATCCAACGTGCTCTCATCAGGAGTTGTCTGCATGCACCTTGACATTGCACATGAGAACAAGTCAATTGCATACCAATGTATTATCCGTTTGTATGAAGTCATGTTGTGTGTCAGAAGTCCGTAGTTGTAATTTTGCCTTGCGTTGATACCGCCAGTGGTTTCACAAGCTGATCCCACCATCTAAGAACGAGCACGGTCTTtactataaacacacacacacaggaaatgcTATGGTTTCCTGTGCAGGCGACGCAGCATATCATATCACTCGTTTTAATGTTTACACAGCCCTGTTTTGTTGTATTAAACTGGCTTCTTTTTACTTCCTTGTACACAGGAAGTTTCCCGTGCATTAAGGGACCCGACGCTCTAGGATCAAACACCTGAATAGTATGTATGAACCACTCTAGATCTGCTGTTTGTGGCATGCCTGGATGGGTTATCATGTAAAGCCTGGTATTTATGCAAATATGCTGCAAGGCTGGATGCAAAATTGTTCATAGTGAAGGTGTCACTGTAGTGACATGAATGGAACACATTGATATTGAAACTGTCTTGATACGAGCCTTGGACGCTGATGTCCATTCAGACGTACATTGTCATTGTTTATCTGAATTACATGTTAAACATTCGTTCACGAGTGACTACTGTCAAGGCTTGGTTTGGATGCATGTAATTGTCCTTTCATGTCGAGCTAGTATATAGAAGATACTGTGGTGTTTGAGGCATTTGGTTATTGACGTATTCAAGTCAAGGCGGTTGTCCAAAAGACCCGATGTACAAACAGGGATGGCCGAAAACTCTGCTGGTACACAAGGGGTTGGCCAGAGTGAGTCATTATCTGATTCTTAAATCACCGACTCCCAAACAACTGATCCTTGTTATCAGAAGGTGTGTGAATCATATAATTGGAATAGTAATGAATAGGATCTCTGATGTGATTAAAGTGCTTGGCACAGCAGCCCTGTCGAAATAGTAGATGCGGAGATAAACAGGATATCCAGTTCTCTTGATGTGGTCGCACACTGCTTTTTAGGCCTACCTCTCATTTGGGTAAGCTAGATTTAGGTCATGCAGCCCGTGTTTAGAATAGTCATGTTTGAGGCACAATGTTAAGAACTTGATCCTGGAAAACGTTTCCTGTTCACATAAGATGGGTGGGTGGCCTGACGGATACGAAGGGAAGGATTGGCAGTAGAATAAAGTCAACCCGCAGATGCGTTTGTGTGCTTGTAGCCTTGCGAGTGGTTTACACATTACTGGGAGGCAGCTACTTGGGCTGTGTTTTAGAACAGCAAAATGACTGTTTAAGCTCTTCTAAGATTCCAATGTGTTTAAGGAGCTTCAACACATTGCATTAGCTACATCATATCCATACTACTGGTGATGTCAATGGGTTTTGTTTTAGGCCAGGTGCAGCAGACCAGCCCACCGTTAACATGAATCACTACAGTACCCGAGCTTGAGGTTAGAATGTCACTTACCTTTTAGTACCATTTTGTGGATGAGGACGAGCTCATTTTCCTTCCATGGACTTTATTTGTTTATTGCCCTATAACTGACAAGGGAATTCCCCCTCCTACAGAGGTCACCTATAGGAACCCATCTCCTAAGTTGGCCTGCCTTTCACTCTCGATTTTAGCATAGACCCGGCAACAATTTGTTCAAACCACAGTATGACTAACCATAGTACACAGTCAGATATTGTGATATTCCATTGTAACATACAGTAGGAGACGGAAGGATGCTCAGTAGAGATGAATTTAGATGCGGCTGAGAGCCCCAGACCCTGACACCTCCGAACTATCCTCACATGGGCCGATAAGCAATTTATACTTGTACAATGAAGTGGTCCCACGAGCCGCGAACGTAGGAGCCCACCTAAGTCTAGGCGACGAGGATTCCAGATTCGGGCAAAAGGGCATTCGACTCTTGGTCTTACTGCGCCGAACTCTAATTCACATATAATTAACGATAAAACCAATCAATTTAAATATATCTCATTTGCTACATTAGTGTTAGCAATGTTTAACCCTAAAAAAAACAAAGTAAATTCATTTAAAATACTTTTAATTGCAAATTTAT includes the following:
- the adad1 gene encoding adenosine deaminase domain-containing protein 1, with the protein product MAWTRGGSFRGSRGASFAQILKKNICAPPGLAVAYVSPAVSEVNNNLFDPACNTNCGGIRSKSIPQELIDRYKRGETHAVSALYQLSQVLQFQVELKETVTTGIIPGFYFAFCVVIDGVKYKTGMGINKKEARASAAQLALEDLLPTLDGDSLLPEALDGPPPLPVKESQSTGSEIHPRRAIYERQNPINEHVSQAVRELLSKLMDSYPEFSACKSTVAAFITQSPSGCEVVAIGTGNYNTKESATPNGRVLHDSHAVVTARRSLMRYLYRHLLLFFSKNRSLEEKSMFQQDKNTKLLSLKSNITLHLYMNQMPKGAAQIPSNLRLNPLSISAWEVNNQISLHVTVEGKVFSVFSPTFDQAASRVVSMSASDKITQWQVLGFQGALLSHFTEPIYVSSILVGDVSCCDVRGMEIAVNQRVDGITPRLPMYYCVYRPHISLVPTACPEGGANTNAQWSHGINWSQGDVSLEVVDGLEGKTVEASPFKSGPALASRLCKAAMLSRFNLVAQKASRRDLLATVSYREAKMMAKPYQEAKSVLRSYLAQQGYGSWVAKPPVSDHFSM